In Desulforegula conservatrix Mb1Pa, the following proteins share a genomic window:
- a CDS encoding Hsp70 family protein, whose protein sequence is MSKITRPYIIGIDLGTTNCAVSCVNRSKNPESRKIDLFQVPQLSGAGELTASPVLPSFLYLPGEYEISKDALQLPWATQEDDFSGIYARELGAKIPSRLVSSAKSWLCHGNVDRLSSILPWGSPQSIQKRSPVDASAAYLKHIKKAWNYQKKDDAEFYLENQFVTVTVPASFDEVARDLTVEAAKRAGLGDITLLEEPLAAFYSWLARHEDDWSSHVKPGELILICDVGGGTTDFTLIALREADGGSPRFDRLAVGDHLILGGDNIDLALARLVEMKLGKSNISLSGDRWKTLCHLCRAAKERILDAKSERERITIMGEGGKLISGTISADLVFDDMLNIVVNGFFPIVGSDDKKRIASRKAITEFGLPYEGEPAITKHLGWFLEKHKADVEKAIGKLPVPDHVLFNGGSLKPTVIQDRIIDSIKSWFGTDHSPSVLENPDPDLAVALGASYYGLVKSGSGVKVGSGSPRSYYLGVGGAEPEKKSAICLVERGLDEGTKIELENRDFEVLANKPVSFDVYSSSFRSGDRMGDIIDVDDTFSALPPIQTVVSYGKKGDEIRVPVHLAAEYTEVGALKLWCRSLISPNKWELSFQLRQKPTALKIARTVAIEEGLVLEAKRLVREAFESSDNSLLQSLTRDVSALSGNIREKWPLPLIRAMADELIELVEKRSVSATYESRWLNFTGFCMRPGFGDALDEHRIQRVWKIYRDGILHPKNSQVVSDWWIFWRRISGGLKPGQQRQFYQETAGLVIPKKSESVKLSPKEQQDIWMALVSMEYLSQNDKVRLGKALLPFISVKKDVDWKIWALSRLGARELLYGSADRVVSPVEAVIWLEKLMKQATAERQVIASAIARICAKTGDRVRDISPGVVTTVINWLKSVPGYDSYVHGIENVVQMKKSDRDEAFGETLPPGLHIIE, encoded by the coding sequence TTGAGTAAAATTACCCGGCCATACATAATCGGCATTGATCTTGGCACCACAAATTGTGCTGTATCGTGTGTAAACAGATCAAAGAATCCTGAATCAAGAAAAATAGATCTTTTTCAGGTGCCGCAGCTTTCCGGAGCCGGAGAGCTTACAGCCAGCCCTGTTCTTCCTTCTTTCCTTTATCTGCCAGGTGAATACGAAATATCTAAAGATGCTTTGCAATTGCCATGGGCAACCCAGGAAGATGATTTTTCAGGGATTTATGCACGAGAGCTTGGGGCCAAAATTCCTTCGAGACTGGTTTCTTCAGCCAAATCATGGCTTTGCCACGGAAATGTGGATCGCCTTTCCTCCATTCTCCCTTGGGGATCGCCACAGTCAATTCAGAAAAGATCACCTGTCGACGCTTCGGCAGCTTATCTCAAGCATATAAAAAAAGCCTGGAATTATCAAAAAAAGGATGATGCTGAATTTTATCTTGAGAATCAGTTTGTAACAGTTACTGTTCCTGCGTCCTTTGACGAGGTGGCAAGAGATCTTACGGTTGAGGCTGCCAAAAGAGCCGGACTTGGTGACATTACTCTGCTTGAAGAGCCGCTTGCAGCGTTTTACAGCTGGTTGGCCCGTCATGAAGATGACTGGAGCAGTCATGTAAAGCCTGGAGAATTGATTCTGATATGTGATGTCGGTGGCGGTACAACTGACTTTACTCTCATAGCCCTGAGGGAGGCCGATGGAGGATCTCCGAGGTTTGACAGGCTTGCTGTGGGAGATCATCTTATTCTTGGCGGTGATAATATAGATCTTGCCCTTGCAAGGCTTGTGGAGATGAAGCTTGGTAAATCCAATATTTCACTCTCAGGAGACAGATGGAAAACACTTTGCCATTTATGCAGGGCTGCCAAGGAAAGAATTCTTGACGCAAAATCTGAGCGTGAGCGTATCACCATAATGGGTGAGGGCGGGAAGCTTATTTCCGGCACAATTTCAGCCGATCTTGTTTTTGATGACATGCTCAATATCGTAGTGAATGGTTTTTTTCCAATTGTCGGTTCAGATGACAAAAAAAGAATTGCCTCAAGAAAGGCGATAACCGAATTTGGCCTCCCTTACGAAGGCGAGCCAGCAATTACGAAACATCTCGGTTGGTTCCTTGAAAAACATAAGGCTGACGTCGAAAAGGCGATCGGTAAGCTTCCTGTTCCAGATCATGTGCTTTTTAATGGCGGGTCATTAAAACCCACGGTGATTCAGGACAGAATTATTGATTCGATTAAATCATGGTTCGGCACCGACCATTCACCTTCAGTACTCGAAAATCCTGATCCGGATCTTGCCGTTGCCTTGGGGGCTTCATATTACGGTCTTGTGAAATCAGGAAGTGGGGTAAAAGTCGGAAGTGGAAGTCCTCGTTCATATTATCTTGGCGTAGGTGGGGCAGAACCTGAAAAGAAAAGCGCCATCTGTCTTGTGGAAAGAGGTCTGGACGAAGGCACAAAAATTGAGCTTGAAAATCGTGACTTTGAGGTTCTTGCAAACAAGCCTGTGAGTTTTGATGTATACAGTTCAAGTTTCAGGTCTGGTGACAGGATGGGTGATATCATAGATGTCGATGATACCTTCTCGGCCCTTCCGCCTATCCAGACAGTAGTGTCATATGGAAAAAAGGGTGATGAGATAAGAGTTCCTGTACACTTGGCTGCAGAATATACAGAGGTCGGAGCGCTTAAGCTTTGGTGCAGATCCCTTATAAGCCCCAATAAATGGGAACTTTCTTTTCAGCTCAGGCAGAAACCGACTGCCCTGAAGATCGCCAGGACAGTGGCAATTGAAGAAGGGCTTGTGCTTGAGGCAAAAAGGCTTGTCAGGGAAGCATTCGAATCATCTGATAACTCTCTGCTCCAGAGCCTGACCAGGGATGTTTCAGCCCTTTCAGGCAATATAAGGGAAAAATGGCCGCTTCCGCTTATAAGGGCAATGGCTGATGAGTTGATTGAACTTGTTGAAAAACGATCTGTTTCGGCAACTTATGAAAGCAGGTGGCTCAATTTTACGGGCTTCTGCATGCGCCCTGGGTTTGGAGATGCCCTTGATGAACACAGAATTCAGAGAGTCTGGAAAATATACAGGGACGGCATTTTGCATCCTAAAAATTCCCAGGTGGTTTCTGACTGGTGGATATTCTGGAGAAGAATTTCAGGCGGACTTAAACCAGGCCAGCAAAGGCAGTTTTATCAGGAAACGGCCGGACTTGTTATACCGAAGAAGAGTGAATCTGTGAAACTTTCTCCTAAAGAGCAGCAGGATATATGGATGGCTCTTGTGAGTATGGAGTATCTGTCACAGAATGATAAGGTAAGACTTGGCAAGGCTTTGCTTCCTTTTATTTCCGTAAAGAAAGATGTGGATTGGAAAATATGGGCGCTTTCAAGGCTCGGAGCAAGAGAACTTCTTTACGGATCGGCAGACAGAGTCGTTTCTCCGGTTGAGGCTGTTATCTGGCTTGAAAAGCTCATGAAACAGGCGACAGCTGAAAGACAGGTTATTGCTTCAGCAATTGCCAGAATATGTGCAAAAACAGGTGACAGGGTCAGGGATATTTCTCCCGGAGTTGTAACAACTGTTATAAACTGGCTTAAATCAGTTCCCGGATATGACTCATATGTGCATGGAATTGAAAATGTGGTTCAGATGAAGAAATCTGACCGTGACGAGGCTTTTGGTGAGACACTTCCGCCAGGATTGCATATAATTGAATAG
- the rplM gene encoding 50S ribosomal protein L13, whose product MKKYTYSAKSSDNAGKWFVVDAEGMILGRLATQVAARIRGKMNPLFTPHADLGDSIIVINAEKIALTGNKLKDKKYYRHSGYVGGLKEITAEKLMAKNPEALIMYAVKGMLPKNRLGRQLLKKLRVYAGATHPHEAQQPETLKV is encoded by the coding sequence GTGAAGAAATATACATATAGTGCCAAATCATCCGATAATGCGGGTAAATGGTTTGTGGTTGATGCAGAGGGAATGATACTCGGCCGCTTGGCTACCCAGGTTGCAGCGAGAATACGCGGTAAGATGAATCCTCTTTTTACCCCACACGCGGATCTTGGAGACAGCATTATCGTAATTAATGCTGAAAAGATCGCCCTTACAGGCAATAAGCTAAAAGACAAGAAATACTATCGTCACAGTGGATATGTAGGCGGCCTTAAGGAAATTACTGCTGAAAAGCTTATGGCGAAAAATCCAGAGGCTCTGATCATGTATGCTGTGAAGGGAATGCTGCCAAAGAACCGTCTTGGGCGTCAGTTGCTTAAAAAACTTAGAGTTTATGCAGGTGCTACCCATCCGCATGAGGCTCAGCAGCCAGAGACCCTTAAAGTATAA
- the rpsI gene encoding 30S ribosomal protein S9 encodes MENANRYYATGKRKTSVARTWLKSGSGNIVVNGKPADEYFTVDTARTAVKSPLVLTDTLASYDVMATVSGGGISGQAGALRHGIARALMVANPDFRAVLKKAGMVTRDPRAKERKKYGQKAARARFQFSKR; translated from the coding sequence ATGGAAAACGCAAATAGATATTATGCAACTGGAAAGCGCAAGACCTCGGTAGCCCGTACATGGCTAAAAAGCGGCAGTGGCAATATAGTTGTCAATGGCAAGCCGGCCGATGAATATTTTACAGTAGATACAGCCCGTACTGCTGTTAAATCCCCGCTGGTTTTAACTGATACCCTCGCATCATATGATGTAATGGCTACGGTAAGCGGTGGCGGAATAAGCGGCCAGGCCGGTGCTTTGAGGCATGGAATTGCAAGAGCATTGATGGTTGCAAATCCTGATTTCAGAGCTGTTCTTAAAAAAGCTGGCATGGTTACCCGTGATCCGCGTGCGAAAGAAAGAAAGAAATACGGTCAGAAAGCAGCGCGTGCTCGCTTCCAGTTCTCCAAGCGTTAA